The following coding sequences lie in one Primulina huaijiensis isolate GDHJ02 chromosome 2, ASM1229523v2, whole genome shotgun sequence genomic window:
- the LOC140969820 gene encoding uncharacterized protein, whose amino-acid sequence MAKGTRGRRGITSRQCRPKPYPMPNYDQTEGIHQKNCSKSIAKNWKGARCSVCMECPHNAVLLLCSSHDKGCHPYMCGTSFRYSNCLDQYKNAYSKVASTDICPLQNSFDDPDLAPLSGRSIKNCDAMELACPLCRGQVKGWTVVEPAREYFNSKKRNCMQDNCSFVGTYKELRKHMRADHPSAKPREVDPALEKKWSRLERERERDDVISTIRSSMPGAVFFCDYVIEGNHYGSDSDDESFDADATDQNGGFEVRVDRDFMSLFLLLQAFGYPDNGGPYRGVRRDERDSNRTVGRGVQRMNRDRTGGGFDSSDPDGDNNDGNEGDGNNDTPLAGHLRHQSGFIVRRTERRRSRREPNEDRR is encoded by the coding sequence ATGGCAAAAGGCACCAGGGGAAGACGGGGAATCACCTCAAGACAGTGCAGACCAAAGCCATACCCCATGCCAAATTATGATCAAACCGAGGGAATTCATCAGAAGAATTGCTCCAAAAGCATTGCAAAGAACTGGAAAGGTGCTAGGTGTTCTGTGTGCATGGAGTGTCCTCACAATGCTGTTCTTCTCTTGTGTTCCTCCCACGACAAAGGTTGCCATCCCTACATGTGTGGGACAAGCTTCCGCTATTCCAACTGCCTCGACCAGTACAAGAACGCATACTCGAAAGTAGCTTCTACTGACATCTGTCCTcttcaaaattcttttgatgATCCAGATTTGGCTCCTCTATCTGGCAGGTCTATCAAGAATTGTGATGCCATGGAGCTTGCATGCCCACTGTGTAGGGGTCAAGTAAAGGGATGGACTGTCGTGGAGCCTGCACGAGAATATTTCAACTCCAAGAAACGAAATTGCATGCAGGATAACTGCTCGTTTGTTGGAACATACAAAGAGCTGAGGAAACATATGAGGGCGGATCACCCTTCTGCGAAGCCCCGTGAAGTCGATCCAGCTCTGGAAAAGAAGTGGAGTAGGCTGGAGCGTGAGCGAGAAAGGGATGATGTGATTAGCACCATAAGGTCATCTATGCCAGGGGCAGTGTTTTTTTGTGATTATGTGATTGAGGGAAACCACTATGGTTCCGATTCAGACGATGAGAGTTTTGACGCAGATGCCACGGATCAGAATGGGGGTTTTGAAGTGAGAGTTGACCGGGATTTTATGTCTCTGTTTCTTCTCTTGCAGGCATTTGGTTATCCAGATAATGGTGGGCCTTATAGGGGTGTGAGGCGAGATGAAAGAGACTCTAACCGCACAGTAGGTAGAGGTGTCCAGAGAATGAATCGTGATCGCACTGGAGGTGGTTTTGATTCCTCTGATCCAGATGGTGATAACAATGATGGCAATGAAGGTGATGGAAACAATGATACGCCACTGGCTGGTCATCTGCGTCATCAAAGTGGCTTCATCGTGAGGCGTACAGAGAGGAGGAGAAGCCGTCGAGAGCCAAATGAAGACCGTAGATAG
- the LOC140957516 gene encoding histone-binding protein MSI1-like, whose product MRLKTILAEFRRERSRESVIFPDLTAALSVGNGIEKGIYRVCLRGKGLGIAILGKQSSCNKGTEKDEEEKRRETEYRKINERYEIWKKHTQLLYDIVISRELEWPSLTVEWLPDRKEQPGNDYLARTMILGTYAAENGPNYLMRAEVPEQKRSQVNVVQKIKHERQVNRARYMPQKPFIIATKTVRPEVYVNDYRKHSDKHTSDGGSFNTRLRLGDHRGVMVYLGVQGRYVRDVAWHPKHEYSCGSVGNDKCLHVWDLRAQSIRLPFAVCGCSSKEGSIS is encoded by the exons ATGAGACTCAAAACTATACTTGCCGAATTTCGCCGAGAAAGAAGCCGGGAGAGCGTTATATTTCCTGATTTAACTGCGGCACTGTCAGTGGGAAATGGGATCGAGAAGGGAATTTATCGCGTGTGTTTGAGAGGAAAAGGATTAGGAATTGCGATTTTGGGT AAGCAATCTTCTTGCAACAAAGGAACGGAGAAAGACGAGGAAGAGAAGAGGAGGGAGACAGAGTACCGGAAGATTAACGAACGCTACGAGATTTGGAAGAAGCACACACAGCTTCTATACGATATCGTTATCTCACGCGAGCTCGAATGGCCGTCTCTGACCGTGGAGTGGCTGCCGGACAGGAAAGAGCAACCGGGAAATGATTATTTGGCTCGGACTATGATTCTTGGGACCTATGCAGCGGAGAATGGACCCAATTATCTCATGCGTGCCGAG gtTCCGGAGCAGAAGCGGAGTCAG GTGAATGTTGTTcagaaaataaaacatgaaaGACAGGTCAACAGAGCTCGATATATGCCTCAGAAGCCGTTTATTATTGCCACCAAGACGGTTAGACCTGAAGTTTATGTCAACGATTATAGGAAACATTCAGATAAGCATACATCAGATGGTGGTTCATTTAACACCCGTCTGAGGCTCGGGGATCACCGGGGTGTTATGGTTTATCTTGGA GTTCAGGGACGTTATGTAAGAGACGTAGCTTGGCACCCAAAGCATGAATACTCGTGTGGTTCTGTTGGGAATGATAAGTGTCTTCATGTATGGGATCTCCGTGCTCAGTCAATCAGACTGCCTTTTGCGGTCTGTGGTTGCTCATCAAAAGAAGGTTCGATCTCGTGA
- the LOC140969804 gene encoding uncharacterized protein, with amino-acid sequence MAAASSFSNQCAILNYLLPVIVLVLVLAAGSAEASLHVYDRDPFRDVGNAYLLSGGSEGITASRVSTGQRGRSYIRFENITFWSDTTADKGTKRADGNKLVQIVIFEAADRDKIGGSAYRGQRSICCTPDLAKLEDCKEGEIIRTLSETDHNWPVVFNVYFKENSLSAHVKNNKEINIKKTGMYNLFFITCDSNLKGMRVTGKTVWKNPDGYLPGRMAPLMSFYVCLAVAYAILSIIWFFQYVKYWKDVLVLQHCITSVVALGLLEMTFCYLDYAYFNNTGTRPVGITTWVVTIGAIRRTISRLLVLSGAMGFGVVRPTLGGLTPKVLLLGTTYFLASEMLNIAEYVGTINDIAGRARVFLVLPVALLDAFLILWIFTSLSKTLDELQAKRSSIKLEIYRKFSNALAVAIVLSVVWIGYEVYFKATDPFNEKWVSAWIITAFWDILAFALLCVICFLWAPSQSSQRYAYSGNKEEGNDKEETESLVKETPQGSIGLVNLDRKDGDSSDAEEEQEGKRE; translated from the exons ATGGCTGCCGCCAGCAGCTTTTCAAATCAATGCGCCATTCTCAATTATCTGCTCCCTGTAATAGTGCTGGTACTGGTATTAGCCGCTGGATCAGCTGAAGCATCACTTCATGTCTATGATCGAGATCCATTCCGAGATGTCGGTAATGCCTACCTGCTCTCCGGCGGAAGCGAAGGAATCACTGCGTCTCGCGTTTCAACTGGTCAGCGGGGTCGCTCTTACATCAG GTTTGAGAATATCACATTTTGGAGTGACACAACAGCTGACAAGGGCACAAAAAGGGCAGATGGTAATAAGTTGGTTCAAATAGTAATTTTTGAGGCAGCTGATCGTGATAAAATTGGTGGATCTGCTTACAGGGGACAGAGATCTATTTGTTGCACCCCTGATCTTGCCAAACTGGAAGATTGCAAAGAAGGAGAAATTATAAGGACACTGTCAGAAACTGACCATAATTGGCCAGTTGTTttcaatgtttattttaaagaaaattcatTATCTGCCCATGTGAAAAATAATAAGGAAATTAACATTAAAAAGACTGGTATGTACAACCTATTTTTTATTACATGCGATTCAAACCTGAAGGGAATGAGGGTGACTGGGAAGACGGTGTGGAAAAACCCTGATGGCTACTTACCTGGTCGGATGGCCCCCTTAATGAGCTTCTATGTATGTTTGGCTGTTGCATATGCAATCCTCAGCATCATCTGGTTTTTCCAGTATGTGAAATACTGGAAAGATGTTTTAGTGCTGCAACATTGCATTACTTCTGTCGTCGCTCTTGGATTGCTGGAGATGACTTTTTGCTATCTTGACTATGCATATTTCAACAACACCGGCACAAGGCCTGTGGGGATCACAACCTGGGTTGTGACAATTGGAGCCATTAGAAGAACTATTTCCCGTCTTCTTGTTCTTTCTGGTGCAATGGGCTTTGGTGTTGTCCGGCCCACGCTTGGTGGTCTTACACCAAAGGTGCTTCTCCTTGGTACAACTTATTTCTTGGCATCGGAAATGCTTAATATTGCTGAGTATGTGGGTACAATAAATGACATAGCAGGACGAGCCAGAGTCTTTCTTGTCCTTCCTGTTGCTTTACTGGATGCTTTCTTAATTTTGTGGATATTCACTTCTCTTTCCAAAACACTAGATGAACTGCAG GCTAAAAGAAGTTCAATTAAATTGGAGATATACAGGAAATTTTCAAATGCTTTAGCAGTTGCAATTGTTTTGTCCGTTGTGTGGATCGGATACGAG GTTTACTTCAAGGCAACAGACCCCTTCAACGAGAAGTGGGTTAGTGCCTGGATTATCACTGCTTTCTGGGACATTCTTGCATTTGCCTTGCTTTGTGTTATTTGTTTCCTCTGGGCTCCATCACAAAGCTCTCAGcg TTACGCGTACTCGGGCAATAAGGAAGAAGGGAATGACAAAGAAGAAACTGAATCCCTTGTCAAAGAAACTCCTCAAGGAAGTATCGGTTTAGTCAACCTAGACAGAAAAGATGGGGATTCTtctgatgcagaagaagaacaAGAGGGTAAGAGGGAATGA